Proteins from a genomic interval of Equus quagga isolate Etosha38 chromosome 13, UCLA_HA_Equagga_1.0, whole genome shotgun sequence:
- the ZNF423 gene encoding zinc finger protein 423 isoform X3, producing the protein MIGDGCDLGLGEEEGGTGLPYPCQFCDKSFIRLSYLKRHEQIHSDKLPFKCTYCSRLFKHKRSRDRHIKLHTGDKKYHCHECEAAFSRSDHLKIHLKTHSSSKPFKCTVCKRGFSSTSSLQSHMQAHKKNKEHLAKSEKEAKKDDFMCDYCEDTFSQTEELEKHVLTRHPQLSEKADLQCIHCPEVFVDENALLTHIHQAHANQKHKCPMCPEQFSSVEGVYCHLDSHRQPDSSNHSASPDPVLGSVASMSSATPDSSASVERGSTPDSTLKPLRGQKKMRDDGQGWSKVVYSCPYCSKRDFNSLAVLEIHLKTIHADKPQQSHTCQICLDSMPTLYNLNEHVRKLHKNHTYPVMQFSNISAFHCNYCPEMFADINSLQEHIRISHCGPNANPPDGNNAFFCNQCSMGFLTESSLTEHIQQAHCSVSSAKLESPVVQPTQSFMEVYSCPYCTNSPIFGSILKLTKHIKENHKNIPLAHSKKSKAEQSPVSSDVEVSSPKRQRLSASTNSISNGEYPCNQCDLKFSNFESFQTHLKLHLELLLRKQACPQCKEDFDSQESLLQHLTVHYMTTSTHYVCESCDKQFSSVDDLQKHLLDMHTFVLYHCTLCQEVFDSKVSIQVHLAVKHSNEKKMYRCTACNWDFRKEADLQVHVKHSHLGNPAKAHKCIFCGETFSTEVELQCHITTHSKKYNCKFCSKAFHAIILLEKHLREKHCVFDAATENGTANGVPPTAAKKAEPADLQGMLLKNPEAPNSHEASEDDVDASEPMYGCDICGAAYTMEVLLQNHRLRDHNIRPGEDGSSRKKAELIKGSHKCNVCSRTFFSENGLREHLQTHRGPAKHYMCPICGERFPSLLTLTEHKVTHSKSLDTGTCRICKMPLQSEEEFIEHCQMHPDLRNSLTGFRCVVCMQTVTSTLELKIHGTFHMQKLAGSSAASSPNGQGPQKLYKCALCLKEFRSRQDLVKLDVSGLPYGLCASCTARSANGQVGGLAPPEPADRPCAGLRCPECSVKFESAEDLESHMQVDHRDLTPEASGPRKGTQTSPVPRKKTYQCIKCQMTFENEREIQIHVANHMIEEGINHECKLCNQMFDSPAKLLCHLIEHSFEGMGGTFKCPVCFTVFVQANKLQQHIFAVHGQEDKIYDCSQCPQKFFFQTELQNHTMSQHAQ; encoded by the exons ATGATTGGAGATGGGTGTGACCTTGGCCTGGGTGAGGAGGAAGGGGGCACGGGCCTGCCGTACCCTTGTCAGTTCTGCGACAAGTCCTTCATCCGCCTGAGCTACTTGAAGAGGCACGAACAGATCCACAGCGACAAGCTGCCCTTCAAGTGCACCTACTGCAGCCGCCTCTTCAAGCACAAGAGGAGCCGCGACCGGCACATCAAGCTGCACACGGGCGACAAGAAGTACCACTGTCACGAGTGCGAGGCAGCCTTCTCCCGCAGCGACCACCTCAAGATCCACCTGAAGACCCACAGCTCCAGCAAGCCCTTCAAGTGCACCGTCTGCAAGCGCGGCTTCTCGTCCACCAGCTCGCTGCAGAGCCACATGCAGGCCCACAAGAAGAACAAGGAGCATCTGGCCAAGTCGGAGAAGGAGGCCAAGAAGGACGACTTCATGTGCGACTACTGTGAGGATACTTTCAGCCAGACTGAGGAGCTGGAGAAGCACGTGCTCACCCGCCACCCCCAGCTCTCCGAGAAGGCGGACCTGCAGTGCATCCACTGCCCCGAGGTCTTCGTCGATGAGAACGCGCTGCTCACCCATATCCACCAAGCCCACGCCAACCAGAAACACAAGTGCCCCATGTGCCCCGAGCAGTTCTCCTCGGTAGAGGGTGTCTACTGCCACCTGGACAGCCACCGGCAGCCCGACTCCAGCAACCACAGCGCCAGCCCCGACCCCGTGCTGGGCAGCGTGGCGTCCATGAGCAGCGCCACGCCAGACTCCAGTGCCTCTGTGGAGCGTGGCTCCACCCCGGACTCCACCTTGAAGCCACTGCGAGGCCAGAAGAAGATGCGGGATGATGGGCAGGGCTGGTCCAAGGTGGTCTACAGCTGCCCCTATTGCTCCAAGCGGGACTTTAACAGCCTGGCAGTGCTGGAGATCCACCTGAAGACCATCCACGCGGATAAGCCACAGCAGAGCCACACGTGTCAGATCTGCCTGGACTCCATGCCCACCCTCTATAACCTCAATGAGCATGTCCGCAAGCTGCACAAGAACCACACCTACCCTGTGATGCAGTTCAGCAACATCTCCGCCTTCCACTGCAACTACTGCCCCGAGATGTTCGCTGACATCAATAGCCTGCAGGAGCACATCCGCATCTCCCACTGTGGCCCCAACGCCAACCCGCCCGATGGCAATAACGCCTTCTTCTGCAACCAGTGCTCCATGGGCTTCCTGACCGAGTCCTCCCTCACGGAGCACATCCAGCAGGCCCACTGTAGCGTCAGCAGCGCCAAGCTGGAGTCTCCAGTCGTGCAGCCCACGCAGTCATTCATGGAGGTCTATTCCTGCCCCTACTGCACCAATTCACCCATATTCGGCTCCATCCTGAAGCTCACCAAGCACATCAAGGAAAACCACAAGAACATCCCGCTAGCCCACAGCAAGAAGTCCAAGGCAGAGCAGAGCCCGGTCTCGTCTGACGTGGAGGTGTCTTCTCCGAAGCGGCAGCGGCTCTCGGCGAGTACCAACTCCATCTCCAACGGCGAGTATCCTTGTAATCAGTGCGACCTCAAGTTCTCCAACTTCGAGAGCTTCCAGACCCACCTGAAGCTGCACCTGGAGCTGCTGCTGCGGAAGCAGGCGTGCCCACAGTGCAAAGAGGACTTTGACTCCCAGGAGTCCCTCCTGCAGCACCTGACGGTGCACTACATGACCACGTCCACCCACTATGTGTGCGAGAGCTGCGACAAGCAGTTCTCGTCGGTGGATGACCTGCAGaagcacctgctggacatgcaCACCTTCGTGCTGTACCACTGCACCCTGTGCCAGGAGGTCTTCGACTCCAAGGTGTCCATCCAGGTGCACCTGGCGGTGAAACACAGCAATGAGAAGAAGATGTACCGCTGCACGGCCTGCAACTGGGACTTCCGCAAGGAGGCCGACCTGCAGGTGCACGTCAAACACAGCCACCTGGGCAACCCGGCCAAGGCACACAAGTGCATCTTCTGTGGGGAGACCTTCAGCACCGAGGTGGAGCTGCAGTGCCACATCACCACGCACAGCAAGAAGTACAACTGTAAGTTCTGCAGCAAGGCCTTCCACGCCATCATCCTGCTGGAGAAGCACCTGCGGGAGAAGCACTGCGTGTTTGATGCTGCGACCGAGAACGGCACGGCCAACGGGGTGCCCCCCACCGCCGCCAAGAAGGCCGAGCCTGCTGACCTGCAGGGCATGCTGCTTAAGAATCCCGAGGCGCCCAACAGCCACGAGGCCAGCGAGGACGACGTGGACGCGTCGGAGCCCATGTACGGCTGCGACATCTGCGGGGCGGCCTACACCATGGAGGTGCTGCTGCAGAACCACCGGCTGCGGGACCACAACATCCGGCCCGGCGAGGACGGCAGCTCGCGGAAGAAGGCCGAGCTCATCAAGGGGAGCCACAAGTGCAACGTGTGTTCGCGGACTTTCTTCTCGGAGAATGGGCTCCGGGAGCACCTGCAGACGCACCGGGGTCCCGCCAAGCACTACATGTGTCCCATCTGCGGGGAGCGCTTCCCCTCGCTGCTCACGCTCACCGAGCACAAGGTGACCCACAGCAAGAGCCTGGACACGGGCACCTGTCGCATCTGCAAGATGCCCCTGCAGAGCGAGGAGGAGTTTATCGAGCACTGCCAGATGCACCCTGACCTGCGCAACTCACTCACAGGCTTTCGCTGCGTGGTCTGCATGCAGACGGTCACCTCCACTCTGGAGCTCAAGATCCATGGCACCTTCCACATGCAGAAGCTGGCGGGCAGCTCGGCTGCGTCCTCCCCCAATGGCCAGGGGCCGCAGAAGCTCTACAAGTGCGCCCTGTGCCTCAAGGAGTTCCGCAGCAGGCAGGACCTGGTGAAGCTCGATGTCAGCGGGCTGCCCTATGGCCTCTGCGCCAGCTGCACGGCCCGCAGTGCCAACGGACAGGTGGGCGGCCTGGCCCCGCCCGAGCCTGCTGACCGGCCCTGCGCTGGCCTCCGTTGCCCCGAGTGCAGCGTCAAGTTTGAGAGTGCCGAGGacctggagagccacatgcaagtGGACCACCGTGACCTCACGCCAGAGGCCAGTGGGCCCCGGAAAGGCACCCAGACGTCACCAGTGCCCCGG aaaaagacatacCAGTGCATCAAGTGCCAGATGACCTTTGAGAACGAGAGAGAGATCCAGATCCATGTTGCCAACCACATGATTG